In the genome of Ensifer adhaerens, one region contains:
- a CDS encoding pyridoxine kinase, whose amino-acid sequence MNQKKTILSISSHVMRGGVGNRAAVFALESRGHSVWSVPTVILPWHPGHGRSTRIAVDPEAFASALADLRRSKWLSEVRAAMTGYFAEAGQVRAAADLIGAMKQGDPDFLYLCDPVIGDVGGLYVAEAVAVAIRDELLPLADMATPNRFELGWLAGASVDDNAAIAAAARLTGVRRVVSTSAHAMMRGAIANLLIEGERQVLAEHQAFEKAPNGVGDLFSALFLSHVVEGRSSEEALRLSTSSVFEIAARSIRAGADELLLQAEAASLETPMATVAIRHLVSTLSPRRRVAAIAPVDDEAAP is encoded by the coding sequence GTGAACCAGAAGAAGACCATCCTGTCGATTTCGAGCCATGTCATGCGAGGCGGCGTCGGCAATCGCGCAGCCGTCTTTGCGCTGGAAAGTCGCGGCCACTCCGTCTGGTCCGTGCCGACCGTCATCCTGCCCTGGCATCCGGGCCATGGCCGATCGACGCGGATCGCAGTGGATCCCGAAGCTTTTGCCAGCGCATTGGCGGATCTCAGGCGCTCGAAATGGCTCAGCGAGGTTCGTGCGGCGATGACAGGCTATTTCGCCGAAGCGGGGCAGGTGCGAGCGGCGGCAGATCTGATCGGAGCGATGAAGCAAGGCGACCCCGATTTTCTTTATCTCTGCGATCCCGTGATCGGGGATGTCGGCGGGCTTTATGTTGCCGAAGCGGTTGCGGTCGCCATCCGCGACGAGTTGCTGCCGCTTGCCGATATGGCGACGCCCAACCGTTTCGAGCTTGGCTGGCTTGCCGGCGCTTCAGTCGATGACAATGCGGCGATTGCAGCTGCTGCGCGTTTAACCGGCGTTCGCCGTGTCGTTTCGACCTCGGCGCATGCGATGATGAGGGGTGCGATCGCCAATCTCCTCATCGAGGGAGAACGGCAGGTTCTTGCCGAGCACCAGGCGTTCGAAAAGGCGCCGAACGGCGTGGGCGACCTGTTTTCGGCGCTGTTTCTGTCGCATGTCGTCGAAGGACGTTCATCCGAGGAGGCGCTTCGCCTATCCACGTCCAGCGTCTTCGAGATTGCCGCACGCTCGATCCGTGCCGGCGCCGACGAATTGTTGCTGCAAGCCGAGGCTGCCTCGCTCGAGACGCCGATGGCGACCGTCGCGATCCGGCATCTCGTCAGCACGCTATCGCCCCGCAGGCGCGTTGCCGCGATAGCGCCCGTCGATGACGAAGCTGCGCCTTGA
- a CDS encoding aspartate-semialdehyde dehydrogenase, whose product MGFKIAVAGATGNVGREMLNILSERGFPADEVVALASSRSVGTEVSFGDKTLRVSNLENYDFSDTDICLMSAGGDVSKRMSPKIGAQGCVVIDNSSAWRYDSEVPLIVPEVNPDAVEGFTKKNIIANPNCSTAQLVVALKPLHDYAKIKRVVVSTYQSVSGAGKDGMDELFNQTRAVFVADPIENKKFTKRIAFNVIPHIDVFMEDGYTKEEWKVLAETKKMLDPKIKVTCTAVRVPVFIGHSESVNIEFENEITAEKAREILREAPGCLVIDKHENGGYITPYECAGEDATYISRIREDATIENGLNMWVVSDNLRKGAALNAVQIAELLVNRGLIKAKRKAA is encoded by the coding sequence ATGGGTTTCAAGATTGCAGTCGCGGGCGCCACCGGCAATGTAGGCCGGGAAATGCTCAACATTCTGTCCGAACGCGGCTTTCCGGCCGATGAGGTCGTGGCGCTGGCGTCGAGCCGTTCCGTCGGCACGGAAGTCTCCTTTGGCGACAAGACGCTTCGGGTTTCCAATCTTGAGAATTACGACTTCTCCGACACCGATATCTGCCTGATGTCGGCCGGTGGCGATGTTTCGAAGCGGATGTCCCCGAAGATCGGCGCGCAGGGCTGCGTCGTCATCGACAACTCCTCGGCCTGGCGCTACGATTCCGAAGTGCCGCTGATCGTTCCGGAAGTGAACCCGGACGCCGTCGAAGGCTTCACCAAGAAGAACATCATTGCCAACCCGAACTGCTCGACCGCCCAGCTCGTCGTCGCGCTGAAGCCGCTGCATGACTATGCCAAGATCAAGCGCGTCGTCGTCTCGACCTACCAGTCGGTCTCCGGCGCCGGCAAGGACGGCATGGACGAACTCTTCAACCAGACCCGCGCCGTCTTCGTCGCCGATCCGATCGAGAACAAGAAGTTCACCAAGCGCATCGCCTTCAACGTCATTCCCCATATCGACGTCTTCATGGAAGACGGCTACACGAAGGAAGAGTGGAAGGTTCTCGCCGAAACCAAGAAGATGCTCGATCCGAAGATCAAGGTGACCTGCACGGCGGTGCGCGTTCCCGTATTCATCGGCCATTCCGAATCGGTCAACATCGAGTTCGAAAACGAGATCACGGCTGAAAAGGCCCGCGAAATCCTGCGCGAAGCCCCGGGTTGCCTCGTCATCGACAAGCATGAGAACGGTGGCTACATCACGCCTTACGAATGCGCCGGCGAAGACGCGACCTATATCTCGCGCATCCGCGAGGATGCGACCATCGAGAACGGCCTCAACATGTGGGTGGTCTCGGACAACCTGCGCAAGGGTGCAGCCCTCAACGCCGTCCAGATCGCAGAACTGCTGGTCAACCGCGGTCTGATCAAGGCCAAGCGCAAGGCTGCCTGA
- a CDS encoding glutamate dehydrogenase encodes MAGRSNPKRDKLLEAARQAAKAAGAPAIDPILLYGRASADDIEAYTPDMLAAGSIHAAAELSAWSGKGARVTVVNLDVIAPDGIATSVLSVTDRNMPFLFDSVMGELTSTHRDVFMVVHPILIVAEDKEPRLHVSDDGSDPESRVSHMQIHLARVAPEVARALIKRIEGVLEQVHLSVRDWRQMISTLDQAVEGIRAQDARRREKEEALAFLDWLRADNFTFLGMREYTYSGKGADATVERGKGAGLGILSDPEVRVLRLGKDAVTTTPEIIEFLEGPDYLIVTKANVKSVIHRRAYMDYVGIKRFDKHGNVVGELRIVGLFTSTAYTQGASQIPLLRSKVEKVVRHFGYAPDSHSGKTLMNVLESYPRDDLFQIDSGLLASFCEQIMDLADRPRVRVLARIDHFDRFVSLLVYVPREQYDSEVREKIGNYFKTVYDGRVSAYYPAFPEGGVARVHFIIGRSGGKTPRISQGELEREVRNIATSWEERFSALAGSHDCALVTGPDFQAAFEPKDAFADLSKIRQAVTHDVSVEFYRTVGEASEVSLKIFHAGEPLSLSRRVPLLENLGFQVIAESTYEFMLRDGADTSPVVLHDMELAHANGRAIDLAAERKPLEEALLAAFSGAIDNDSFNRLVLTSGLTAREVMVMRAYARYLRQTRIAYSQGYIADTLVRYPEIAARLFALFVTRLDPAGSNKQRGKREDEIVAEIEERLSSVPSLDDDRILRRYMNVIRATLRTNYFQKGPYGLPRPTLAFKLNPHEIDGLPEPKPFREIFVYGAEVEGIHLRFGKVARGGIRWSDRAEDYRTEVLGLVKAQQVKNAVIVPVGAKGGFYPKRLPAGGSRDAVFAAGTEAYKTYIRTLLSVTDNLQGADIVPPEKTVRHDGDDPYFVVAADKGTATFSDTANALAQEAGFWLDDAFASGGSAGYDHKKMGITARGAWETVKRHFREMDIDIQSTPFTVAGVGDMSGDVFGNGMLLSRKIRLVAVFDHRDIMIDPDPDMAASFAERQRLFNLARSSWQDYDRSKLSKGAMIVSRNEKSVSLTAEAAKVIGLPKGPATPYEIMSAILKAEVDLLWFGGIGTYIRAASETDADVGDRANDPIRVAAAEVRAKVIGEGANLGVTQKGRIAFGLKGGRCNSDAIDNSAGVNTSDVEVNIKIALANAMHDERLTRPKRDKLLASMTDEVAELVLRNNYLQSLAISLTGRRGLANGRELGRFMNRLEADGRLDRKVENLPDEQTMAERYASGHPLTRAEIGVLLSYAKIVLFDDLVASNLPDDPWLGGLLSDYFPAGMRKAYADDIAKHRLRREIIATALANHVINRGGPAFVTTLADATGATPADIVKAAIVVRDGFGLPAIWREIDALDTIIPGNRQNELYALTEEVYRTATRLVLKAGMISGSLEEAASRLQKTMKALKGKALTLLSPAARRDAEDSKARLTEIGVPETLASDLTGLKALVLVPEIAQVAEASGDNLDRAADTFTGVSETLRIGRLLSPANPVTAADMYEELALARSLDDISAARRAIAVQVLTDGKGSKTPLHQWLMTHETTLARITGQLSAITESGDLTLARYVLAASLLNDLAAGKTA; translated from the coding sequence ATGGCAGGCCGCAGCAACCCCAAGCGTGACAAACTTCTGGAGGCGGCGCGGCAGGCCGCAAAGGCTGCGGGCGCGCCTGCGATCGATCCTATTCTCCTCTATGGTCGGGCAAGCGCCGACGATATCGAAGCCTATACGCCGGACATGCTCGCCGCGGGCAGCATACACGCAGCCGCCGAACTTTCGGCCTGGAGCGGCAAGGGCGCCCGTGTGACCGTCGTCAACCTGGACGTCATCGCGCCCGACGGGATCGCCACCTCGGTGCTGTCCGTCACCGATCGCAATATGCCCTTTCTGTTCGACTCCGTCATGGGTGAACTGACAAGTACGCATCGCGACGTGTTCATGGTGGTGCATCCGATCCTCATCGTCGCAGAGGACAAGGAGCCGCGGCTTCACGTCAGCGACGACGGAAGCGATCCCGAAAGCCGCGTCAGCCACATGCAGATCCATCTGGCGCGGGTAGCACCCGAGGTCGCCCGAGCGCTGATCAAGCGCATTGAAGGCGTGCTGGAACAGGTGCATCTTTCGGTGCGCGACTGGCGCCAGATGATCTCCACCCTCGATCAGGCTGTGGAAGGCATTCGGGCACAGGATGCCCGCCGCCGTGAGAAGGAGGAGGCCCTCGCCTTCCTCGACTGGCTGCGCGCCGATAATTTCACCTTCCTCGGCATGCGCGAATACACGTATTCCGGCAAGGGTGCGGATGCGACCGTCGAGCGGGGCAAGGGCGCGGGGCTGGGGATTCTGTCCGACCCGGAGGTGCGTGTTCTCCGTCTGGGCAAGGACGCCGTGACGACGACGCCGGAAATCATCGAATTCCTGGAAGGCCCGGATTATCTCATCGTCACCAAGGCGAATGTGAAATCGGTCATACACCGCCGCGCCTACATGGACTATGTCGGCATCAAGCGCTTCGACAAGCATGGCAATGTCGTCGGCGAGCTGCGCATCGTCGGCCTCTTCACCTCCACCGCCTATACGCAGGGCGCCTCGCAGATCCCGCTTCTGCGCTCCAAGGTCGAGAAGGTGGTGCGCCATTTCGGCTATGCGCCGGACAGCCATTCCGGCAAGACGCTGATGAACGTGCTGGAATCCTATCCGCGCGACGATCTTTTCCAGATCGACAGTGGTCTGCTGGCCAGCTTCTGCGAACAGATCATGGATCTCGCCGACCGGCCGCGCGTGCGGGTTCTTGCCCGCATCGACCATTTCGACCGCTTCGTCTCGCTTCTCGTCTATGTCCCGCGCGAACAGTATGATTCCGAAGTTCGCGAGAAGATCGGCAACTATTTCAAGACCGTCTATGACGGCCGCGTCTCGGCCTATTACCCGGCCTTCCCGGAAGGCGGCGTGGCGCGCGTGCACTTCATCATCGGCCGCTCCGGCGGCAAGACGCCGCGCATTTCTCAGGGTGAACTGGAACGCGAAGTCCGCAACATCGCGACCTCATGGGAGGAGCGCTTCAGCGCGCTTGCCGGCAGCCATGACTGTGCGCTGGTCACAGGCCCGGATTTCCAGGCCGCCTTCGAGCCGAAGGATGCCTTTGCCGATCTGTCGAAGATCAGGCAGGCCGTCACCCATGACGTTTCGGTGGAATTCTACCGCACCGTCGGCGAAGCCTCGGAAGTCAGCCTCAAGATCTTCCACGCCGGCGAGCCGCTTTCATTGTCGCGCCGCGTGCCGCTTCTGGAAAATCTCGGCTTCCAGGTGATTGCCGAAAGCACGTACGAGTTCATGCTGCGCGATGGTGCGGATACCTCGCCTGTCGTCCTGCATGACATGGAACTGGCCCATGCCAACGGTCGCGCGATCGATCTTGCCGCCGAGCGCAAACCGCTGGAAGAAGCGCTTCTTGCCGCCTTCAGCGGCGCGATCGACAATGACAGCTTCAATCGGCTCGTTCTCACCAGCGGCCTGACGGCCCGCGAAGTCATGGTGATGCGCGCCTATGCGCGCTATCTGCGCCAGACGCGCATCGCCTATTCTCAAGGCTATATCGCCGATACGCTCGTGCGCTATCCGGAGATCGCCGCGCGCCTTTTCGCTCTCTTCGTTACGCGCCTGGACCCGGCAGGGTCCAACAAGCAGCGCGGAAAGCGCGAAGACGAAATTGTCGCCGAGATCGAGGAGCGGCTTTCTTCGGTGCCGAGCCTGGACGACGACCGCATCCTGCGTCGCTACATGAATGTGATCCGCGCCACGCTGCGCACGAACTATTTCCAGAAGGGGCCGTACGGCCTGCCGCGCCCCACGCTTGCCTTCAAACTCAACCCGCATGAGATCGACGGCCTGCCGGAGCCCAAGCCCTTCCGGGAGATCTTCGTCTATGGCGCAGAGGTCGAGGGCATTCACCTGCGCTTCGGGAAGGTCGCGCGCGGCGGCATTCGCTGGTCGGACCGTGCCGAAGACTACCGCACGGAAGTTCTGGGCCTCGTCAAGGCGCAGCAGGTCAAGAATGCCGTGATCGTGCCCGTGGGTGCCAAGGGGGGTTTCTATCCGAAGCGCCTGCCGGCTGGCGGCAGCCGCGATGCCGTCTTTGCCGCCGGCACGGAAGCCTACAAGACCTATATCCGCACACTTCTCTCCGTCACCGACAACCTGCAGGGCGCCGACATCGTGCCGCCGGAAAAGACCGTGCGCCATGATGGCGACGATCCCTATTTCGTCGTTGCCGCCGACAAGGGCACGGCGACCTTCTCCGACACGGCCAATGCGCTGGCGCAGGAAGCCGGCTTCTGGCTCGACGACGCCTTTGCCTCCGGCGGTTCGGCCGGCTACGACCACAAGAAGATGGGCATCACCGCACGCGGCGCCTGGGAAACGGTCAAGCGCCACTTCCGCGAAATGGACATAGACATTCAGTCGACGCCCTTCACGGTGGCCGGCGTCGGCGACATGTCGGGCGACGTCTTCGGCAACGGCATGCTGTTGTCGCGCAAGATCCGCCTCGTCGCCGTCTTCGACCACCGCGATATCATGATCGATCCCGATCCGGACATGGCCGCGTCCTTTGCCGAGCGCCAGCGTCTCTTCAACCTGGCCCGCTCGAGTTGGCAGGACTATGACCGCTCGAAGCTTTCCAAGGGCGCGATGATCGTCTCGCGCAACGAGAAATCGGTCAGCCTGACAGCGGAAGCTGCCAAGGTCATCGGCCTGCCCAAGGGACCCGCGACCCCTTACGAAATCATGAGCGCGATCCTGAAAGCGGAGGTCGATCTCCTCTGGTTCGGCGGCATCGGCACCTATATCCGCGCCGCATCCGAAACGGATGCCGATGTCGGCGACCGCGCCAACGATCCGATCCGCGTAGCCGCTGCAGAGGTACGCGCCAAGGTGATCGGCGAAGGCGCCAATCTCGGCGTGACGCAGAAGGGCCGTATCGCCTTCGGGCTTAAGGGCGGGCGCTGCAACTCCGACGCCATCGACAATTCGGCGGGCGTCAATACCTCCGACGTCGAGGTCAATATCAAGATAGCGCTCGCCAACGCCATGCACGACGAGCGCCTGACGCGACCGAAGCGCGACAAGCTGCTCGCCTCGATGACCGACGAGGTTGCCGAACTCGTGCTGCGCAACAACTATCTGCAATCGCTGGCCATTTCGCTGACCGGCCGTCGCGGACTGGCCAATGGTCGCGAACTTGGCCGCTTCATGAACCGGCTGGAAGCCGATGGCAGGCTCGACCGCAAGGTGGAAAACCTGCCCGACGAGCAGACGATGGCGGAGCGCTATGCGTCGGGCCATCCGCTGACGCGGGCCGAAATCGGCGTTCTGCTCTCCTATGCCAAGATTGTCCTCTTCGACGACCTGGTCGCCAGTAATCTGCCGGACGATCCCTGGCTTGGCGGGTTGCTGTCGGACTATTTCCCGGCCGGCATGCGCAAGGCCTATGCCGATGACATCGCAAAGCATCGGCTGCGCCGCGAGATCATCGCCACCGCGCTGGCCAACCACGTGATCAACCGGGGCGGCCCGGCCTTTGTCACCACGCTCGCCGATGCCACCGGCGCGACCCCGGCGGACATCGTCAAGGCCGCCATCGTTGTGCGTGACGGTTTCGGACTTCCGGCGATCTGGCGCGAGATCGACGCGCTGGACACCATCATCCCCGGCAACCGCCAGAACGAACTGTATGCGCTGACCGAGGAGGTCTACCGCACAGCGACCCGTCTGGTGCTGAAGGCCGGCATGATTTCCGGCTCGCTGGAAGAGGCCGCGAGCCGCTTGCAGAAGACGATGAAAGCCCTGAAGGGCAAGGCGCTGACGCTGCTCTCCCCCGCCGCCCGCCGCGATGCTGAAGACAGCAAGGCACGGCTGACGGAAATCGGCGTTCCCGAAACGCTGGCCAGCGACCTGACAGGCCTGAAGGCTCTCGTTCTCGTGCCGGAAATCGCGCAAGTGGCCGAGGCGTCGGGTGATAATCTGGACCGCGCCGCCGACACGTTCACCGGCGTTTCCGAGACGCTGCGCATCGGCCGACTGCTGTCACCCGCCAATCCCGTCACCGCCGCCGACATGTATGAGGAACTGGCGCTCGCCCGCAGCCTCGACGACATCTCGGCAGCACGTCGCGCCATCGCCGTGCAGGTGCTGACGGACGGAAAGGGCAGCAAGACGCCGCTGCATCAATGGCTGATGACGCATGAGACGACGCTCGCCCGGATCACCGGCCAGCTTTCGGCCATCACCGAAAGCGGCGACCTGACGCTTGCCCGCTACGTGCTCGCGGCCAGCCTTCTCAACGACCTTGCGGCGGGCAAGACGGCGTGA
- a CDS encoding lytic murein transglycosylase, whose product MKFTKWLGLSAAFAMTAIVADPAYAAKCGNNSAGFAAWVQEFKAEAARTGIRQSVLDDVFSSVHYNVPTIRADRGQHSFKLSLDAFMKKRGSAAIVSRGRSILKSNAALFNSIQQRFGVSPGPLIAIWGMETGFGSYMGDQNTLSAVATLAYDCRRQDYFTDQLYAALKLVQAGTLSTSSRGAAHGEVGQTQFLPKNVLLYGVDGDGDGRINLAGSKADALASTANFLKGHGWRAGAGYQQGEPNFAAIQGWNAATVYQQAIAIMGKQIEGK is encoded by the coding sequence ATGAAATTCACGAAATGGTTGGGCCTGTCTGCAGCTTTTGCGATGACGGCCATCGTTGCGGATCCTGCCTATGCCGCCAAATGCGGCAACAACAGTGCGGGATTTGCGGCCTGGGTGCAGGAATTCAAGGCGGAAGCCGCCCGCACAGGCATCCGGCAATCCGTCCTCGACGATGTCTTTTCCAGTGTCCACTACAACGTGCCGACCATTCGCGCCGATCGCGGCCAGCATAGCTTCAAGCTGTCGCTCGATGCCTTCATGAAGAAGCGCGGCTCGGCCGCCATCGTTTCCCGCGGTCGCAGCATCCTGAAATCCAACGCGGCTCTTTTTAACAGCATTCAGCAGCGTTTCGGCGTTTCCCCCGGACCGCTGATTGCCATCTGGGGCATGGAAACGGGCTTTGGCAGCTACATGGGCGACCAGAACACGCTCTCGGCGGTTGCCACCCTGGCCTATGACTGCCGCCGTCAGGACTATTTCACCGACCAGCTTTATGCAGCGCTGAAGCTTGTTCAGGCCGGGACCCTGTCCACCAGCTCACGCGGCGCGGCGCATGGCGAAGTCGGCCAGACCCAGTTCCTGCCCAAGAACGTGCTGCTTTATGGCGTCGATGGGGATGGCGATGGCCGTATCAATCTTGCCGGATCCAAGGCCGATGCCCTGGCCTCGACCGCAAACTTCCTGAAGGGCCATGGGTGGCGCGCCGGTGCCGGCTATCAGCAGGGCGAGCCGAACTTCGCCGCCATCCAGGGCTGGAACGCCGCGACCGTCTACCAGCAGGCGATTGCCATCATGGGCAAGCAGATCGAAGGTAAATGA
- a CDS encoding exodeoxyribonuclease-3, with protein MTFTLATWNINSVRLRMPIVAQFLTRFQPDILCLQEIKCRDEEFPYEAFRELGYVHMAVSGQKGYHGVATVAKARIDIHETRDFCGVGDKRHLSVDFEHAGRNIRLHNFYVPAGGDEPDRTINPKFGHKLDFIEEMRAMRALDGTGRSSILVGDLNIAPLEHDVWSHKQLLKIVSHTPVETDGLKAVIAEGGWSDLMREKFPEPQKLYTWWSYRAKDWDAADKGRRLDHIWSSPDLAPHVSDVEILREARGWTQPSDHVPVIARFAF; from the coding sequence ATGACCTTCACGCTTGCCACCTGGAACATCAACTCCGTGCGGCTGAGAATGCCGATCGTTGCGCAATTCCTCACCCGCTTCCAGCCTGACATCCTCTGCCTGCAGGAGATCAAGTGCCGTGACGAGGAGTTTCCCTACGAGGCGTTCCGCGAACTCGGCTATGTGCACATGGCGGTGAGCGGCCAGAAGGGCTATCACGGGGTGGCGACCGTGGCGAAGGCCAGGATCGACATCCACGAGACCCGCGACTTCTGCGGCGTCGGCGACAAGCGACATCTGTCGGTCGATTTCGAGCATGCGGGCCGCAATATTCGCCTGCACAATTTCTACGTTCCCGCCGGCGGCGACGAACCGGACCGCACGATCAACCCGAAATTCGGCCACAAGCTCGACTTCATCGAGGAAATGCGGGCCATGCGCGCGCTCGACGGCACAGGCCGCTCCTCGATCCTCGTCGGCGACCTCAACATCGCGCCGCTTGAGCACGACGTCTGGTCGCACAAGCAGTTGCTCAAGATCGTCAGCCACACGCCGGTCGAGACCGACGGGCTGAAGGCCGTGATCGCCGAGGGCGGCTGGTCGGACCTCATGCGCGAAAAATTCCCCGAGCCGCAGAAGCTCTACACCTGGTGGAGCTATCGCGCCAAGGACTGGGACGCCGCAGATAAAGGTCGTCGCCTCGACCACATCTGGTCGTCTCCCGACCTCGCCCCGCATGTCTCCGACGTCGAAATCCTGCGCGAGGCACGCGGCTGGACACAGCCGTCGGACCATGTGCCGGTCATCGCCCGCTTCGCATTTTGA
- a CDS encoding Outer membrane lipoprotein-sorting protein — protein MKFLKVVAGMARSKRSLGMILPALALALGLSAAPAGAQNNKAQEIANHFAGIKTMMGDFVQFGPRGDQTGGKFYISRPGKVRFNYDAPSPMRVISDGRTLVVGNMKLGTWDQYPLSKTPLALLLDDKIDLTGKMVRSVKQDPDLVTIVLGDKSVFGDSTITMMFDPATDDLRQWTITDAQGKETSVMIYNVKAGVDFADSVFALPYDQMKGVAPSK, from the coding sequence ATGAAATTCCTGAAAGTTGTAGCGGGCATGGCCAGGTCGAAGCGCTCGCTCGGCATGATCCTTCCCGCACTTGCCCTGGCGCTAGGCCTCTCGGCCGCGCCCGCCGGCGCGCAGAACAACAAGGCTCAGGAAATCGCCAACCATTTTGCCGGCATCAAGACGATGATGGGCGATTTCGTGCAGTTCGGCCCGCGTGGCGACCAGACCGGTGGCAAGTTCTACATTTCCCGCCCGGGCAAGGTGCGCTTCAACTATGATGCCCCCTCGCCGATGCGCGTCATTTCCGATGGCCGCACGCTTGTGGTCGGCAACATGAAACTCGGCACCTGGGACCAGTATCCGCTGTCCAAGACGCCGCTCGCACTGCTGCTCGACGACAAGATCGACCTGACCGGCAAGATGGTCCGCAGCGTGAAGCAGGATCCGGATCTCGTGACCATTGTGCTGGGCGACAAATCCGTTTTCGGCGATTCGACGATTACCATGATGTTCGATCCCGCGACCGACGACCTGCGCCAGTGGACGATCACCGACGCGCAAGGCAAGGAAACTTCGGTCATGATCTACAACGTCAAGGCCGGCGTCGACTTCGCCGACAGCGTCTTCGCGCTGCCCTACGACCAGATGAAGGGTGTCGCACCGAGCAAGTAA
- a CDS encoding carbonic anhydrase, whose translation MAQFPDELLSGYRNFMSGRYREESDRYQNLAKDGQKPKAMVVACCDSRAAPETVFDCGPGELFVVRNVANLVPPYEPDGNYHSTSAALEFAVQGLKIRDIIVMGHGRCGGISAALSPSSEPLSPGDFIGKWMGLLDEPAEQIRNAGILTAAERQRALERVSVRNSLQNLRTFPCVKILEDAGKMRLHGAWFDISTGELWIMDSASGDFVRPKL comes from the coding sequence TTGGCGCAATTTCCTGACGAACTCCTCAGCGGCTATCGTAACTTCATGAGCGGCCGCTATCGCGAAGAGAGCGACCGCTACCAGAACCTGGCGAAGGACGGGCAGAAGCCGAAGGCGATGGTGGTTGCCTGTTGTGATTCCCGTGCGGCACCCGAAACAGTCTTCGATTGCGGACCAGGCGAGCTTTTTGTCGTCCGCAATGTCGCCAATCTCGTTCCGCCCTATGAGCCGGACGGAAACTATCATTCCACGTCCGCGGCTCTGGAATTCGCCGTGCAGGGCTTGAAGATCCGCGACATCATCGTCATGGGCCACGGACGATGCGGTGGTATCAGTGCGGCCCTTTCGCCCTCTTCCGAGCCGCTTTCGCCGGGCGATTTTATCGGCAAGTGGATGGGCCTTCTCGATGAGCCCGCCGAGCAGATCCGCAATGCCGGGATCCTGACGGCGGCCGAACGGCAGCGCGCGCTGGAGCGCGTCTCCGTGCGCAATTCGCTGCAGAACCTGCGTACCTTCCCTTGCGTCAAAATCCTGGAGGATGCAGGCAAGATGCGGCTTCACGGTGCCTGGTTCGATATTTCGACCGGTGAGCTCTGGATCATGGATTCGGCCAGCGGCGATTTCGTTCGCCCGAAGCTCTGA